Proteins encoded by one window of Salvia splendens isolate huo1 chromosome 5, SspV2, whole genome shotgun sequence:
- the LOC121805675 gene encoding ribosome-recycling factor, chloroplastic-like, producing MINQKLLLGMTPNNDGDGIRLSMPQLTSDRRKELSKVVAKQAEEGKVAIRNIRRDAIKSYEKLEKEKKLSKDNVKELSADLQKVIDEYMKKIESIFKQKEKKLLHLKSSTCVEFG from the coding sequence ATGATCAATCAGAAGCTGCTCCTTGGCATGACTCCAAATAATGATGGAGATGGTATTAGGTTGTCTATGCCTCAACTCACATCAGACAGGAGAAAGGAGTTGTCAAAGGTTGTGGCTAAGCAGGCTGAAGAAGGCAAGGTTGCCATAAGGAATATCAGAAGAGATGCCATCAAATCTTATGAAAAGCTtgagaaggagaagaagctcTCAAAGGATAATGTGAAGGAACTATCTGCTGATTTGCAGAAAGTGATAGATGAGTACATGAAAAAGATCGAGTCCATCTTCAAACAGAAAGAGAAGAAGCTGCTCCACCTCAAGTCCTCAACCTGCGTGGAATTTGGGTGA